The Buteo buteo chromosome 23, bButBut1.hap1.1, whole genome shotgun sequence genome includes a window with the following:
- the GPR21 gene encoding putative G-protein coupled receptor 21, protein MNSSLVGNQSGRPFCLLAISYLETINFCLLEVVVIVFLMVLIISGNIIVIFVFHCAPLLNHHTTSYFIQTMAYADLLVGVSCLVPSLSLLHYPIVLSESLVCQIFGYVVSVLKSVSMASLACISIDRYIAITKPLTYNTLVTPWRLRICILIIWLYSCLVFLPSFHWGKPGYHGDVFQWCANSWSTDPYFTLFIVVMLYAPAAFIVCFTYFNIFRICQQHTKEINERRVRFSSQDGEAGEAQPCPDKRYAMVLFRITSVFYILWLPYIIYFLLESSNVYSNRVASFLTTWLAISNSFCNCVIYSLSNSVFQKGLKRLSGAICASCARQRVAKDSSTSRSKRSSNGCHV, encoded by the coding sequence ATGAACTCCTCTTTGGTTGGCAACCAGAGTGGCCGGCCGTTCTGTCTCCTGGCCATTAGCTATCTGGAGACCATCAATTTTTGTCTCCTGGAAGTGGTTGTTATTGTGTTCCTCATGGTGCTGATTATTTCGGGCAACATTATCGTGATATTTGTCTTTCACTGTGCACCTCTGCTGAACCACCACACCACCAGCTACTTTATCCAGACTATGGCGTATGCTGACCTCCTGGTGGGCGTGAGCTGTCTGGTGCCTTCTTTGTCTCTGCTGCACTACCCTATTGTTTTAAGTGAGTCCTTGGTTTGCCAAATCTTTGGTTATGTGGTGTCAGTGCTGAAGAGCGTCTCCATGGCCTCTTTGGCATGCATTAGCATCGACAGATACATTGCCATCACGAAGCCGCTGACCTACAACACGCTGGTTACCCCGTGGAGACTTCGAATCTGCATACTGATCATTTGGCTGTACTCCTGCCTGGTCTTCTTACCCTCCTTTCACTGGGGAAAGCCTGGATATCACGGGGATGTGTTTCAGTGGTGTGCCAATTCCTGGAGCACCGATCCCTATTTTACCCTCTTCATTGTGGTGATGCTCTATGCCCCGGCTGCTTTCATCGTCTGCTTCACTTACTTCAACATCTTCCGCATCTGCCAGCAGCACACCAAGGAGATCAACGAGAGGCGAGTGCGCTTCAGCTCTCAGGATGGCGAGGCTGGGGAGGCACAGCCCTGCCCGGACAAGCGCTATGCCATGGTTCTTTTCCGCATCACCAGTGTCTTCTACATCCTCTGGTTGCCCTACATAATCTATTTTCTGCTGGAGAGCTCCAATGTCTATAGTAACCGCGTTGCATCCTTCTTGACCACTTGGCTTGCCATTAGCAACAGTTTCTGCAACTGTGTCATTTACAGTCTCTCCAACAGTGTCTTTCAGAAGGGACTTAAGCGTCTCTCGGGGGCTATTTGTGCCTCTTGCGCTAGACAGAGGGTAGCTAAGGACTCCTCTACCTCTAGGAGTAAAAGATCTTCCAATGGATGTCATGTCTAA